The Petrocella atlantisensis genome has a window encoding:
- a CDS encoding FadR/GntR family transcriptional regulator translates to MDDLRFDKIDSESVVSNVVNQISSLIIERHFNAGDKIPTEMELASRLGVSRNSIREAIKILRTVGVLEVLRGKGTFVTTTVSPTFFDPLIFSLILEPSSNKDLYELRMMFDSMVLFCAVNRITVEQIATLKMMIKMTEASFEKNSEDSNTDYYILQDITFHKYLLETTRNPLIQRIGYSILEFIPEYVRRSIEQEHGVERSIKNHKEIIRILESKDLSKIIDITDSTLAEWKNNWQEEN, encoded by the coding sequence ATGGATGATTTAAGATTTGATAAGATTGATAGTGAATCAGTAGTGTCAAATGTTGTAAACCAGATTTCATCTCTGATTATAGAACGTCACTTTAATGCAGGCGACAAAATTCCAACAGAAATGGAACTAGCAAGTCGCTTAGGTGTGAGCCGCAATTCGATTCGAGAAGCTATTAAGATCCTTAGGACAGTGGGGGTTTTAGAAGTACTTAGAGGAAAAGGTACTTTTGTAACAACCACTGTATCACCAACTTTCTTTGATCCATTAATCTTTAGCTTGATACTTGAGCCATCATCTAATAAAGATCTATATGAACTAAGAATGATGTTTGATTCTATGGTCTTGTTTTGTGCAGTGAATCGTATTACAGTAGAACAAATAGCAACATTAAAAATGATGATAAAAATGACAGAGGCAAGCTTTGAAAAAAATAGTGAGGACTCAAATACGGACTATTATATCCTTCAAGATATAACATTTCATAAATACCTTCTTGAAACGACGCGTAATCCTTTGATTCAGAGAATTGGGTATTCAATTCTTGAATTTATTCCAGAATACGTAAGGCGAAGCATAGAACAAGAGCATGGTGTGGAGAGAAGTATAAAGAATCATAAGGAAATTATTCGTATATTAGAATCAAAAGATTTGAGTAAAATAATTGACATTACAGATTCAACATTAGCAGAGTGGAAGAACAACTGGCAAGAGGAAAATTAG
- a CDS encoding DUF3221 domain-containing protein, which yields MKLKLIIPMMIILAVLVACSTPTTSPEDVDEALPTDTESQLVVYGVAGNITERTENDDGTIVILVEGELGNNGADYARGYVTVNEDTVIYLNEEMPVEALEEGQYVHVFFEGDVMESDPIQATARQINIVPEDLEAPENPDN from the coding sequence ATGAAATTAAAGTTAATCATACCAATGATGATTATATTAGCAGTTCTTGTAGCATGCTCAACGCCAACTACAAGTCCGGAAGATGTTGATGAAGCATTACCAACAGATACAGAATCCCAATTGGTTGTCTATGGTGTAGCTGGGAACATAACAGAACGAACGGAGAATGACGATGGTACGATTGTAATTCTGGTTGAAGGTGAATTAGGTAACAATGGTGCTGACTATGCTCGGGGATATGTTACAGTCAATGAAGATACGGTAATTTATCTGAATGAAGAAATGCCGGTGGAGGCCTTGGAAGAAGGTCAATATGTACATGTTTTCTTCGAAGGCGATGTCATGGAATCTGATCCAATACAGGCAACAGCTAGACAAATCAACATTGTTCCAGAAGATCTCGAAGCTCCCGAAAATCCTGATAATTAA
- a CDS encoding MerR family transcriptional regulator: MEYSINKLAMLAGVSTRTLRYYDDIKLLSPRRISGNGYRVYGQKEVDLLQQILFYRELGVSLDEIKDIVFSKDYDGIATLEDHLSALQVKKKQIEILITNVKKTIAAAKGEIIMSDKEKFQGFKKKMVSENEEVYGKEIREKYGDEIVDSSNAKLMGLTEKEYRRYQELSDQINTSLVKAFNQGDPSSALAQEVCALHKEWLGCYWNHYSKEAHMGLAQTYVDDPRFRKYYDDLSEGCAAFLYEAIKIYCK; this comes from the coding sequence ATGGAATATAGTATCAACAAGCTAGCAATGCTAGCTGGGGTTAGTACAAGAACCTTACGCTACTATGACGACATCAAGCTATTGTCACCAAGGAGGATTAGTGGGAATGGCTACCGGGTATATGGTCAAAAAGAAGTCGACCTTCTACAGCAGATATTATTTTATCGTGAACTGGGTGTATCCCTTGATGAAATTAAGGATATTGTTTTTTCGAAAGACTATGATGGTATAGCAACTCTAGAAGACCATTTATCAGCACTTCAAGTCAAAAAGAAACAGATAGAAATATTGATAACAAATGTCAAAAAAACGATTGCAGCAGCGAAAGGAGAAATAATAATGAGTGATAAAGAAAAATTCCAAGGTTTTAAAAAGAAGATGGTGAGTGAAAATGAAGAGGTGTATGGAAAGGAAATTCGTGAAAAATATGGTGATGAGATTGTCGACAGTAGCAATGCAAAACTCATGGGTTTGACAGAAAAAGAATATAGGAGGTACCAAGAATTATCGGATCAGATAAACACATCCTTAGTAAAAGCATTTAACCAAGGTGACCCGTCGAGTGCACTTGCACAAGAAGTTTGTGCTTTACATAAAGAATGGTTAGGCTGTTACTGGAATCATTATTCGAAGGAAGCACATATGGGATTAGCTCAGACTTATGTGGATGACCCACGTTTTAGAAAATATTACGATGATCTTTCAGAAGGGTGCGCTGCTTTTCTATATGAGGCTATTAAGATATACTGTAAGTAA
- a CDS encoding DUF3159 domain-containing protein produces MIKLKELREELKTVLSGKTMDALLPPLLFVVLNSRFDLGMASLIAILSALMLSIYRLLSKQNWHYAFGGLFGVIMASGFSFVSGNASNYFLPGILSNVFFLVVSLVSLLVGKPIAAWASHLSRGWSLDWFWRVDVKPAYTNVTWIWSLFILGRVLILVLIYISDQTTQLFIWNTILGWPLTIGVLLISYIYGIWKLKRLGGPGIEEFTSGKLPPYQGQTRGF; encoded by the coding sequence ATGATTAAACTAAAGGAATTACGAGAAGAACTAAAAACAGTCCTTTCAGGTAAAACGATGGATGCACTCTTACCACCTTTACTTTTTGTCGTATTAAACAGTCGCTTTGATCTGGGAATGGCTTCATTAATAGCAATACTCTCAGCATTGATGCTTAGTATTTATAGGTTATTATCAAAGCAAAACTGGCATTATGCTTTTGGTGGATTGTTTGGTGTCATCATGGCTTCTGGCTTTTCATTTGTTTCGGGCAATGCATCGAATTATTTTTTGCCTGGAATACTCAGCAACGTCTTTTTTTTGGTCGTAAGCTTAGTGAGTTTGCTGGTGGGGAAACCAATAGCAGCATGGGCAAGTCACTTATCAAGGGGATGGTCACTGGACTGGTTTTGGCGGGTGGATGTAAAGCCAGCTTATACAAACGTTACATGGATATGGTCACTCTTTATACTCGGACGTGTCTTAATTCTAGTGTTGATTTATATTTCAGATCAAACAACACAGTTATTTATTTGGAATACGATACTTGGTTGGCCATTAACCATAGGTGTCTTACTGATCAGTTATATCTATGGTATCTGGAAACTTAAGCGTTTGGGTGGACCAGGGATTGAAGAGTTTACTTCGGGAAAATTGCCACCATATCAAGGACAAACAAGAGGCTTTTGA
- a CDS encoding D-2-hydroxyacid dehydrogenase, producing the protein MKIVVLDGYTLNPGDLTWDRLMGLGEVVIYDRTREDQIVERVGECEIVFTNKTPLSKDTLLKLPKVKYIGVLATGYNVVDTQAAKALNMIVTNIPTYGTTAVAQFVFAHLLEICHHVWEHSEEVKQGTWGKGQDFCFWSYPLVELAGKTMGIIGMGRIGQTTAKIAMAFGMNVLAVDAYQNETLVNAQFKYVELDDMLANSDVISLHCPLLESTQGIINSINIAKMKDGVIIINTSRGPLIVEEDLAEALNNGKVAGAGLDVLSVEPAKDDNPLLKAKNCIITPHIAWAPKESRERLLNIAVDNLIEYTKGNPVNVVN; encoded by the coding sequence ATGAAAATAGTTGTTTTAGATGGTTATACATTAAACCCAGGTGATTTAACCTGGGATAGATTAATGGGTTTAGGTGAGGTTGTAATCTATGACCGAACAAGGGAAGATCAGATTGTTGAACGTGTTGGTGAATGTGAAATCGTTTTTACCAACAAGACACCACTTAGCAAAGATACCTTGTTAAAACTCCCAAAAGTCAAGTATATCGGTGTACTAGCTACAGGTTATAATGTGGTTGATACTCAAGCTGCCAAGGCACTTAATATGATTGTGACGAATATACCAACCTACGGAACAACGGCTGTAGCTCAGTTTGTTTTTGCACACCTTCTTGAAATCTGTCATCATGTATGGGAACATAGTGAAGAGGTTAAGCAAGGGACTTGGGGTAAAGGCCAAGATTTTTGTTTTTGGAGTTATCCATTAGTGGAACTCGCCGGTAAAACAATGGGCATAATTGGTATGGGAAGAATAGGACAAACAACAGCTAAGATTGCTATGGCTTTTGGTATGAATGTTTTAGCGGTGGATGCTTATCAAAATGAAACGTTGGTAAATGCACAGTTTAAATACGTAGAACTAGATGATATGCTCGCAAATTCTGATGTTATTTCACTGCATTGTCCATTACTTGAAAGTACACAAGGTATTATTAACAGTATAAATATTGCTAAAATGAAGGATGGAGTTATTATCATTAATACTTCAAGAGGGCCTCTTATTGTGGAAGAGGATCTGGCGGAGGCTTTAAATAATGGAAAAGTTGCTGGAGCTGGCCTTGATGTATTATCGGTTGAACCTGCAAAAGATGATAATCCTTTGCTAAAAGCAAAAAACTGTATAATTACACCACATATTGCATGGGCACCAAAAGAATCAAGAGAGCGTTTATTAAATATCGCGGTGGATAATCTTATCGAGTATACAAAAGGCAATCCTGTGAATGTGGTGAATTAA
- a CDS encoding glycerate kinase family protein, translating to MKIILAPDSFKGTFSSKEVINYLDQGFRKFIENVEIIHVPIADGGEGTVEAILTATEGKKVDCIVSGPLGQKVKAYYGLLGDTAVIEMATASGITLIADEEKNPLKTSTYGTGEMMLHALDNGAKKLVIGIGGSATNDGGLGMAKALGVKFYNKDHAEVGHGGIELGNISTIDITGMDKRFKNIEVDVICDVTNPLLGPNGATYTYGPQKGATTTMMVLLENGMVNYHNLIQETFGIHLDSIPGTGAAGGLGGGLVAFVGAVLKPGIETILDVVAFDEKLENVDLVITGEGKLDGQSIYGKVPVGVAARCGNIPVLAFVGSIGDGAEKVYDHNISGVFSTVSDVTSFEEILRNKEKIMEQGVERFVRLIKTGMRLKKR from the coding sequence ATGAAGATTATATTAGCGCCGGATTCTTTTAAGGGAACCTTTAGTTCAAAAGAGGTCATTAATTATCTGGATCAAGGTTTTAGAAAATTCATTGAGAATGTAGAAATCATACATGTTCCCATAGCTGACGGTGGTGAAGGAACAGTAGAAGCTATATTGACTGCAACAGAGGGTAAAAAAGTAGATTGTATTGTTTCCGGTCCTTTAGGCCAAAAAGTAAAGGCATATTATGGTTTGCTGGGCGATACTGCGGTTATTGAAATGGCCACGGCTTCGGGTATCACACTTATTGCTGATGAAGAAAAGAACCCCTTAAAAACAAGTACCTATGGCACAGGCGAAATGATGTTGCACGCTCTTGATAATGGGGCGAAAAAATTAGTTATAGGCATAGGTGGCAGTGCTACAAACGACGGTGGCCTTGGTATGGCTAAAGCTTTAGGTGTTAAGTTTTATAATAAGGATCATGCAGAAGTTGGACATGGCGGTATTGAACTTGGAAATATAAGTACGATCGATATCACCGGAATGGATAAAAGGTTCAAGAATATTGAAGTCGATGTAATATGTGATGTTACAAATCCGCTGCTAGGTCCAAATGGCGCTACCTATACTTATGGACCTCAAAAAGGCGCTACAACTACAATGATGGTGTTGCTTGAGAACGGTATGGTGAATTATCACAACCTTATTCAAGAAACATTTGGTATTCACCTTGATTCTATTCCAGGTACTGGTGCCGCCGGAGGCTTAGGAGGAGGTCTTGTGGCTTTTGTAGGTGCAGTGTTAAAACCAGGTATAGAAACAATACTTGATGTGGTAGCCTTTGATGAAAAACTCGAAAATGTAGATTTGGTGATAACAGGAGAAGGTAAGTTGGATGGACAGTCCATATATGGTAAGGTGCCTGTTGGCGTAGCAGCAAGATGTGGAAATATTCCTGTACTGGCTTTTGTTGGTAGTATAGGCGATGGAGCCGAAAAAGTATATGACCACAATATCTCTGGCGTTTTTTCGACAGTCTCAGATGTAACTTCTTTTGAAGAGATCCTTCGTAATAAAGAAAAAATAATGGAACAGGGTGTTGAGCGTTTTGTTCGTTTGATTAAAACGGGAATGCGCCTCAAAAAGAGATGA
- a CDS encoding signal peptidase II produces MLTVWVWIMDQIIKKYAINKLAGQKPVYYLNEKISFSLVKNRGAFLGWLKDKPAYLHVLTILSIVMILVIGIPYWTTGKGKWTGIGLALMLGGALGNYTDRIKRGYVVDYIAFAPKHNVHYNLADFAIFEGVFLMFIGKWIGK; encoded by the coding sequence ATGTTGACAGTATGGGTATGGATCATGGATCAAATCATTAAAAAATATGCCATAAATAAATTGGCGGGACAAAAACCAGTGTATTATCTTAATGAAAAAATCAGTTTTAGTCTGGTAAAAAACAGAGGTGCATTTTTAGGTTGGTTGAAAGACAAACCGGCTTATCTCCATGTTTTAACAATCCTATCTATCGTTATGATTCTAGTTATAGGTATACCGTACTGGACAACGGGAAAAGGTAAGTGGACCGGTATAGGACTAGCCCTTATGCTGGGTGGCGCTCTTGGGAATTATACGGACAGAATCAAAAGAGGCTACGTGGTGGATTATATTGCCTTTGCACCCAAACACAACGTACATTATAATTTAGCGGATTTTGCTATTTTTGAAGGGGTCTTCTTAATGTTCATTGGTAAGTGGATTGGAAAATAG
- a CDS encoding DUF1475 family protein produces the protein MKIAKLIALLGVIAMTGALIFGFTQGDFFMDGSAVLANPWGVVSMVDLYVGFTLFSMWIAFREKHVLQAVLWIVMMMVFGFLTGALYVLIHLIVSKGDWTKFFMGARQ, from the coding sequence ATGAAAATTGCAAAACTCATAGCATTACTTGGTGTAATAGCAATGACTGGCGCTTTGATTTTTGGTTTTACCCAAGGAGATTTTTTTATGGATGGCTCAGCTGTTCTCGCAAACCCATGGGGTGTTGTTTCTATGGTGGATTTATATGTAGGTTTCACACTTTTTTCTATGTGGATTGCTTTTAGAGAAAAGCATGTCCTCCAAGCAGTTCTGTGGATTGTTATGATGATGGTATTTGGTTTCTTGACTGGAGCGCTTTATGTTCTGATTCATTTAATTGTTAGCAAAGGAGACTGGACAAAATTCTTTATGGGAGCAAGGCAATGA
- a CDS encoding tripartite tricarboxylate transporter permease, with protein sequence MENLTTFIQSFFMLFTDINILLLMLGATALGVIIGALPGLTATMGIALLTGLTYNVPLEYTFTILMGVYVGGIYGGSISAILLNIPGTASAAATALDGHQLALQGKAETAIKVTRLASIIGTFIGVLALALLAPPLTNIALKFTSPEYFMLAFFGVLICGSVAADDLSIKGWIAGLIGILLAFVRLDDLESIPRFTFENFNLFSGVAVIPAMIGFYAIPEVIKAFAKTDKIEVTEAKDTVKEKISTFKIVFSKLRVIIQSALIGLGLGALPGVGEDVAAWVGYDTAKRTSKDKALYGTGLYEGAIAPEVANNAAIGGATIPLLTLGVPGSPPAAVLLGALTLHGIRPGPMINIESPGFISQMAALIMLAVIALWVVGMILAKPMAKILKIPTVYLMPVVAALSVIGAYAINLSKFDLIMVLIFGILGYFLSKMCYSPAPIVLGLILGNMIDVTFRRTLIVSNGSFAPFFTRPIALIFFVLIAITIVSQVRATIKRSDA encoded by the coding sequence ATGGAAAACTTAACAACTTTTATACAGTCGTTTTTTATGTTGTTTACTGATATAAATATCCTTTTGCTTATGCTAGGTGCAACAGCCCTTGGTGTTATTATAGGTGCTTTGCCGGGGCTAACAGCAACTATGGGTATTGCACTACTGACTGGTCTTACATATAATGTGCCACTTGAATATACATTTACAATATTGATGGGTGTGTATGTAGGTGGTATTTATGGCGGCAGTATATCAGCTATATTATTAAACATACCAGGAACGGCTTCTGCAGCTGCAACCGCACTTGATGGTCATCAGCTTGCATTACAAGGAAAAGCTGAGACGGCCATTAAAGTAACCCGTCTTGCATCTATTATTGGTACTTTTATTGGTGTGCTTGCCCTTGCACTTTTGGCACCACCACTTACTAACATAGCCCTTAAGTTTACATCACCAGAGTATTTTATGTTAGCCTTCTTTGGCGTTCTAATCTGTGGATCAGTTGCAGCAGATGATCTATCTATAAAAGGTTGGATTGCAGGTCTTATCGGTATATTGCTTGCATTTGTTCGCTTAGATGATCTTGAGAGCATTCCAAGATTTACATTTGAAAACTTTAATCTTTTTAGCGGTGTAGCTGTGATACCTGCAATGATTGGTTTTTACGCTATTCCAGAAGTTATAAAGGCTTTTGCAAAGACGGACAAGATAGAGGTGACAGAAGCAAAAGACACTGTTAAAGAAAAAATCAGTACGTTTAAAATTGTTTTCTCTAAGCTAAGGGTCATTATTCAATCAGCGTTAATTGGTCTAGGTCTTGGCGCTCTTCCAGGCGTTGGTGAAGACGTGGCTGCTTGGGTCGGTTACGACACAGCAAAGCGAACCAGTAAAGATAAGGCTTTATATGGAACAGGTTTATATGAAGGCGCTATTGCACCTGAAGTTGCTAACAATGCAGCTATCGGAGGCGCAACCATTCCCCTTCTAACCCTTGGTGTACCGGGTAGCCCACCTGCGGCTGTATTACTTGGTGCCTTGACTTTACATGGTATCCGTCCGGGACCAATGATTAATATTGAATCTCCGGGATTTATTAGTCAGATGGCAGCACTTATTATGTTGGCGGTTATCGCTTTATGGGTTGTTGGTATGATCCTTGCAAAACCCATGGCTAAAATTCTTAAAATCCCAACCGTTTATTTGATGCCTGTTGTCGCAGCTTTATCTGTAATTGGTGCATACGCAATAAATCTATCAAAGTTTGATTTGATTATGGTACTTATTTTTGGTATATTAGGGTATTTCCTATCGAAAATGTGCTATTCACCTGCTCCCATTGTACTTGGTTTGATACTTGGTAACATGATTGATGTTACATTTAGAAGAACGCTTATTGTGAGTAATGGAAGTTTTGCACCATTTTTCACCCGACCGATTGCTCTAATATTTTTTGTACTTATTGCTATTACGATTGTAAGTCAAGTAAGAGCGACGATAAAACGTTCGGATGCTTAA
- a CDS encoding GGDEF domain-containing protein, producing the protein MRKKENDAIRTLNCKINEDNISGLRTIVIVILAIVTLQTIVYLSVKQISFGSDIVGIKIALMFLGGILLFSFAKINTTGSFFKKYSDVYIGGIVFVILGMSIINTFFAQAISSDISIYILVLFSVIGTVRIRPKIISIILVLSYSFFSIGLPFFQSNMSFLVPHLINGLVINVIAFFISRMLYHYAVAYFYDKAEIEKKNEELKFLSERDALTGLYNQRMINTYIDKYIAQVELSGENLFLGVIDLDGFKKINDNYGHAFGDKVLCRIANIIKNNLIKAEFIGRYGGDEFVLIFKNLETNEVSHIMENVLSELNKVEFQEDKLSFSCGIAKWQGESTRDFFYRADSYMYKIKNSGKNGVLITDDEEEAV; encoded by the coding sequence ATGAGAAAAAAAGAAAACGACGCAATACGTACTTTAAATTGTAAAATTAATGAAGACAATATATCTGGGTTAAGAACTATTGTCATTGTAATTCTAGCGATTGTGACGCTTCAGACAATTGTTTATTTGAGTGTAAAACAAATTTCATTTGGGTCAGATATTGTGGGCATAAAAATAGCACTGATGTTTCTTGGTGGCATATTGTTGTTTTCATTTGCAAAAATTAATACTACAGGTTCTTTTTTCAAAAAATATTCAGATGTATATATCGGTGGCATTGTATTCGTGATACTGGGCATGTCCATTATTAATACTTTTTTTGCACAAGCTATAAGCTCTGATATTAGTATTTATATCTTAGTTTTATTTTCAGTCATTGGTACTGTAAGGATTCGTCCCAAGATCATCAGTATTATTCTTGTGTTAAGCTATAGTTTCTTTTCTATCGGATTACCTTTTTTTCAATCTAATATGTCGTTTCTTGTACCCCATCTGATCAATGGACTTGTTATTAATGTTATCGCCTTTTTTATATCACGTATGCTGTATCATTATGCGGTAGCCTATTTTTATGATAAAGCGGAAATTGAAAAAAAGAACGAAGAACTAAAATTCTTATCGGAAAGAGATGCATTAACCGGACTTTATAATCAACGTATGATTAACACCTATATAGATAAATATATAGCTCAAGTTGAATTATCAGGTGAAAATTTATTTTTGGGTGTAATTGATTTAGACGGGTTCAAAAAAATAAACGATAATTACGGACATGCTTTTGGAGATAAAGTACTATGTCGTATTGCTAATATCATTAAAAATAATCTAATAAAAGCTGAATTCATAGGACGGTATGGTGGTGATGAATTTGTTCTTATTTTTAAGAATCTTGAAACAAATGAAGTCAGTCATATTATGGAGAATGTATTGTCAGAATTAAACAAAGTAGAATTCCAGGAAGATAAACTTTCGTTTAGTTGTGGTATAGCAAAATGGCAAGGTGAATCAACAAGAGACTTTTTTTATAGAGCAGACAGCTATATGTATAAAATCAAAAATTCAGGTAAAAATGGTGTTTTAATTACCGACGATGAGGAAGAAGCCGTATAA
- a CDS encoding tripartite tricarboxylate transporter TctB family protein, giving the protein MEKRNLRRADLVTSIIVFAFSVFVFISAIGLMSNTLEKGKEWYVSAGLFPIIISVFLALCAFMLFFRAKKDGARFDFIHKEAVMALLKDREFRVAVIIISLLIIYIFILLPLLPYWLATFIFLYTFMLIFQERTFKNIVIMTIVAVLSTVALTYGFGTLAMIPLP; this is encoded by the coding sequence GTGGAAAAGCGAAATTTGAGAAGAGCAGATTTAGTGACCAGCATTATAGTTTTTGCTTTTTCAGTGTTTGTATTTATAAGCGCCATTGGACTAATGTCAAACACTTTAGAAAAAGGAAAAGAATGGTATGTATCTGCGGGTTTGTTCCCAATAATTATAAGTGTTTTTTTGGCCTTATGCGCATTTATGCTATTCTTCAGAGCAAAAAAAGATGGTGCGAGGTTTGACTTCATTCACAAAGAAGCAGTTATGGCCTTATTAAAAGACAGAGAATTTAGAGTGGCCGTCATTATAATTTCATTGCTCATAATTTATATCTTTATTTTATTACCCTTGTTGCCGTATTGGTTAGCAACCTTTATTTTCTTATACACTTTTATGCTTATTTTTCAAGAAAGAACCTTTAAGAATATAGTTATTATGACCATTGTGGCTGTTTTATCAACAGTTGCATTAACCTATGGATTTGGCACTTTAGCCATGATTCCACTACCATAA
- a CDS encoding tripartite tricarboxylate transporter substrate binding protein, which translates to MKKSLSLLLVLIMVTTLFAGCAKEEKAAETAPVAEETEEIAEVEEPMDAYPERSINNIVPFGAGGGTDVWNRALSAAMEEPLGVKILVNNMTGGGPGGTGQAYVWDSEHDGYTILGTSETPLLVPVMTGMPQTTEDFEYFIAGGSPGLLLVNKNAGVATIEELIEKSKADPDKYKVASTAGGLWFILANLFSSYGDVPVGNVTYDGSRPAITACVSGETAAVTASAGEVADFIRSGDLIPLVAIQPTDYEFPGYGVISAVTKSIPSLEKYLPLNQFIGFMVPADTDPARVKVLKDAFEVAMASDEIAKFAEEQYAVMYNLTGDEARAFSAKAQSTMSWILQDMGLTEFSPEDFDIPRP; encoded by the coding sequence ATGAAAAAATCATTATCATTATTACTTGTTCTTATCATGGTAACAACATTATTTGCAGGTTGTGCAAAAGAAGAAAAAGCAGCTGAAACTGCACCTGTTGCAGAAGAAACTGAAGAAATAGCTGAAGTTGAAGAACCAATGGATGCATATCCGGAACGATCCATCAATAATATTGTCCCTTTTGGCGCAGGCGGTGGTACGGATGTGTGGAACAGGGCACTTAGTGCAGCAATGGAAGAGCCCCTTGGCGTTAAGATTCTTGTAAATAATATGACCGGTGGTGGACCGGGTGGAACGGGTCAAGCTTATGTATGGGACTCAGAGCATGATGGTTATACAATACTTGGAACAAGTGAAACACCACTATTGGTGCCTGTTATGACAGGTATGCCACAAACCACTGAAGACTTTGAATACTTTATCGCTGGTGGTTCACCAGGTTTACTACTTGTGAATAAAAATGCAGGTGTTGCAACAATCGAAGAACTCATTGAAAAGTCAAAAGCAGATCCGGACAAATATAAGGTTGCATCAACAGCGGGTGGATTATGGTTTATCTTAGCGAATCTTTTTAGTAGCTATGGTGATGTTCCTGTTGGTAATGTAACCTATGACGGTTCAAGACCGGCAATCACAGCTTGTGTATCAGGAGAGACAGCAGCAGTAACAGCTTCAGCAGGCGAGGTTGCAGATTTTATAAGGTCAGGCGACCTAATCCCACTTGTAGCCATTCAACCAACAGACTATGAATTCCCAGGCTACGGAGTTATTTCGGCAGTAACAAAATCCATTCCTTCTTTAGAAAAATACTTACCACTTAACCAATTTATAGGTTTTATGGTTCCGGCAGATACGGATCCAGCTAGAGTTAAAGTATTAAAAGATGCCTTTGAAGTGGCGATGGCAAGTGATGAAATTGCTAAGTTTGCAGAAGAACAATACGCAGTGATGTATAACTTGACAGGGGATGAAGCTAGAGCTTTCAGTGCAAAAGCACAAAGCACTATGAGCTGGATTCTTCAAGATATGGGACTTACCGAATTTTCACCGGAAGATTTTGATATACCTAGACCATAA
- a CDS encoding aspartate/glutamate racemase family protein, whose translation MKKKLYLIHTINQFMDMIYNPFAKPFLEANEDFEIFNIADDSLLPQTLQAGKLTESVAKRIMHYALAAESNGADGIMVTCTSVNEAAAYARKFVNVPMINIDEPVAKKCVDTGTKIGILATLPTSPIATLRLINEEATRQGKMIEPIIKVVDGAFDILCSGDHARHDELVREALYELAKEVDVITFAQISMSRVQHDDPGVPLFKIGASGFDAIKALMEK comes from the coding sequence ATGAAGAAGAAATTATATCTTATTCATACCATTAATCAATTTATGGACATGATTTACAATCCATTTGCAAAGCCTTTTCTAGAAGCAAACGAAGACTTTGAAATCTTTAACATTGCTGATGACAGTTTACTACCACAAACACTTCAAGCTGGCAAGTTAACGGAAAGTGTAGCAAAAAGAATTATGCATTATGCATTAGCAGCTGAATCAAACGGTGCAGACGGTATCATGGTTACATGTACATCCGTAAATGAAGCAGCGGCCTATGCAAGAAAATTTGTAAACGTCCCAATGATTAATATTGATGAACCGGTAGCTAAAAAATGTGTTGATACGGGCACCAAAATAGGAATTCTAGCAACACTTCCTACAAGTCCGATCGCGACGCTTCGATTAATTAATGAAGAAGCAACTAGACAAGGTAAGATGATAGAACCTATAATTAAAGTTGTTGATGGGGCATTTGACATCCTATGTTCAGGAGACCATGCAAGACATGACGAACTTGTACGAGAGGCACTTTATGAGTTGGCCAAAGAAGTAGATGTGATCACATTTGCTCAGATTTCAATGAGCCGTGTTCAACATGATGATCCGGGTGTGCCATTGTTTAAAATTGGTGCCAGCGGGTTTGATGCGATAAAAGCGTTAATGGAAAAATAA